Proteins from a single region of Terriglobales bacterium:
- the crcB gene encoding fluoride efflux transporter CrcB: MELKPYLWISLGAVTGASARYVVSRWAARLIDPDFPYGTLLINITGSFLLGLFLIWTTERVLADPRWRLIIAIGFCGSYTTFSSYAFETIVYFEQGHWLLFWSNIVFNNLLCLLAVIGGAALARAL; this comes from the coding sequence GTGGAACTGAAGCCCTACCTTTGGATATCCCTGGGAGCGGTGACCGGGGCCAGCGCGCGTTATGTGGTGAGCCGCTGGGCGGCAAGGCTCATCGACCCCGATTTCCCCTACGGCACCCTCCTCATCAACATCACGGGCAGCTTTCTGCTGGGCCTGTTCCTGATCTGGACGACGGAGCGGGTGCTGGCCGACCCGCGCTGGCGGCTGATCATCGCCATCGGCTTCTGCGGCTCCTACACCACCTTTTCCAGCTACGCCTTCGAGACCATCGTTTACTTCGAGCAGGGGCACTGGCTGCTGTTCTGGAGCAACATCGTCTTCAACAACCTGCTCTGCCTGCTGGCGGTGATCGGCGGCGCGGCGCTGGCGCGGGCGCTATAG
- a CDS encoding DUF190 domain-containing protein, translating into MAVQVSIYLNEADEWHDKPLHLEILNYLRAENVAGATVLHAVAGFTGRSRVRTSSLVDAGGKLPLVITFIDTDEHVNRVLPTLREMAAHRLIVRENVVIEQGSLE; encoded by the coding sequence ATGGCGGTCCAAGTCAGCATTTACTTGAACGAAGCCGACGAGTGGCACGACAAGCCGCTCCACCTGGAGATCCTCAACTATCTCCGGGCGGAGAATGTGGCCGGGGCCACCGTCCTGCACGCCGTGGCCGGGTTCACCGGCCGCAGCCGGGTGAGAACCAGCAGCCTGGTGGACGCAGGCGGCAAGCTGCCCCTGGTGATCACCTTCATCGACACCGATGAGCACGTGAACCGAGTCCTTCCGACGCTGCGGGAGATGGCGGCCCACCGGCTGATCGTGCGCGAGAACGTGGTCATCGAGCAGGGGAGCCTGGAGTAG